GTGTCCACCAGACTATAAGCTCCCTCTCCCCGAGGGGTGGGGGTCCCTTTCACTGTCCAGGTACTTCCAGAGCCCGGAGCAAGGCAGCGAGGCCCAAGAAGTACCGCTCAAGCCCGTCCTGCTCACCCACCTTGTCGTTGTTGATGTATCTGTGACCCTGCACCCAGCCCTCGCCGCCCCAGAGCCCCAGCTGGGACTCCGGGGGATAGTGAACGGGAATGGGCACGTCCTCCACGCGCTCCCGCTGCCCGTTCTTGGGGTTGATCTTGATTTTGACCCCGTGTGGCCTGTAGTGAACGGGAGTGGGCGTCCGCGCCTCCTCTAGGGAACGCAGGTAGTGCTGGGGCAGGCGGGAGTAGATGCCCTCCCGCAGCCGGAGCTGCTTCCACAGGCCGACTGGGACCTTGTGCAGGGGCATCGCGGCGAGCCTGGCAGGAGGCAGGGACCACCGTCACGCGCGCCCGGCCGGACGCGGGCCCCGACCCCCACCCCCGACTCCAGCCCCCGGCGCCCCGCCCCATTCCTACCCTCACGCGCCGCCTCGACCCCTGCCCCATGGCCCCGCGCGGCCCCGAGCCCAGCGACGTAACTCCAAGCGGCCCGACCCCCCCCCGactcccgcccccggcccccagccccatcCCGACCCCCGGCTCCGCCTCCGTGCCCCCCGCGCCCAGCCCCCCGCGCGGCCCCAACCCCGATCCCGAGCCCCCGCGCGGCCCCGACCCCAGCCGCGTAACCCCGGGCGGCCCAACCACCGCAAGACCCCAACTCCACCGCCGGGCCACCACCTACCTAACCGAGTCCCGCTCCCCGGCGGAACCGGAAATTGTGTCGGGGCACCTTGCCCTCCACTCGCCGCTGACTGGCTGCAAAGCCGGTCGGTCTACACCCACCTCGTCCCGCCCCCTTTCACGTCTTTAGGGACCGTGGAAAACTCGCTGAGGAAACAGCGGCAGCTGCAGGCACCGTCAGCAAGTGTGGGCCCATTTCCCGGGAGCAGGGGCTTGTCATTCTCggtcccacctcccctcctcccggAGGAAGCgcagaaaacaatgtaaaaactCTTTTGCCGTGAAACATCATGTAGAATATTAAATTCACCAATCACAGTTGCAATCAGAGCTACAGAAAAATACGTCTTAAATGTCTTGAAAAAATTCCTCCCCAAAATACTGTATATAAATGTTTCCGCTTTACAAGCCTAGAGAATGCTCCAGTGGCCAAGTGCTGGGTGACTGAGGGTGCGGGAAGCCTCCAGGGAGGCCGCAGCCTGGACAGGACTCAGAAGGGAAGATGCCAGGGCCAAAAGATGGGAGAGTGCGTGCCCCCCACCCTGGGCTCAGCAGCCCTGTCCAGCACCCTCACACAGACAGCAGCCCCTTAGGGAGGGGCAGGGCACTGCTCCTGGGGCAGTCAGCAGCCCTTACCGTGCTTCCAccacagaggaaggagaaaggcagGGCCAGGCCTCCAGGAGCCCCCTCCCAAAACGTGTGGTTGGGCCAGTGGGGGGCGGCAGCCATCACCTTCTCTCCTGGGAGTAACTCAAGGAGATGCTCCCTAGACAGGGCCCAGGAACCCAGGGGTCAGTGGGACACAAAGATGGGACAAGGTGTGTCCTGCAGGCCCAGCACTCCCAGAGCAGCttggcagccccctccccaggaacCTCATCTCAGGGGCCTGCAGCTCCAAAACTGAGAGCCAaagggagtgaagggggagggctGGACAGCCAGAAGTCAGCCTCCCCCATGCTACCCATGGCAGCTGGCCCTTACGGACACCCCAGTGACATCAGCTCCCTGGTAAATGTGGTCACTCCTTCACACGGCAAATGTATTAGCAGGGGGCATCCCCATGCCCGCGGCAGGCTGGCATTCAGGGGCACAAAGTGTCAATGAGCCAGGGATGGCATAGCTCCCAGCCTATGGGGCAGGGGCCCATGGGAGGTGGGCTCAGGCCTCCTCGGCCCACCTGGGTCTCTCATACCACAGCCTCACAGGGGAATAGGGCAATGGGGGACTCTTATACTATATCTCCCTCCAACCATCCCCAGGCCAGAAGAACTCAGAACCTGACCCCACATGGTACCTGTGGTCTCCAGGCAGCTAGGCCCAGGCCCCAGGGGCCACTGCAGATACCAGCTGGGACCTGCAGAGTGACCGAGTCAGCTGGCAGCCAGTGGGCACAAGGGAGTTGGGGGTGTGGTCCTCTCCTCAGGAGGAGAAAGCAAAAGAGTGCTCAGGGCAATTTTATTCAGTTGGAAATGGATCTGGACAGGGTCTCTCTCCTTTGGTCCTGCCCCTGGCTAGAGAGATCATCAAAGCTGCAGACGTCCCCAAGCTGGCTGTGTCATGTCACTGTGTACAGCTCGTCCCGGTGGTTCTTGCAGATCTCATAGTGGCAGGTGAGCTTCTGGGAGCAGGCCCAGGGCTTGGTGTGCTGTTCACGTGGTGGCAGCAAGAAGGCTGCGCTCCCTGCCAGCAGCATGTGCCAGATGCTGTGGGTATAGTAATAGTTGTCGCTGGTCATCATGGAAGTGTAGATGGTGATGGCCACAGCGGCCATGGAGATGCCGGGCAGGAGGTAGAAGACCCAGCGTTGCCAGGAGGGGGGGTAGCAGTGGCGCCGGCGCCCGCAGCGGTACACCTGGAGAAAACCACCGCACGAGTGTTGGCACAGGGGCTGCcgccacagctcccaggggcctgccctggtctgggagtgTGGGTTGCTTGGAGGGGTTCAAGGGCACAAAGATCTATGGTTCCtcaggcccaggccctgggcaTGAAGCCACACTGAGCCCCTGTGGGTGCCACTGGCAGCCCTCAGCAGATCTGGAGGACTCAGACCCAGGACTGAGAACATGGCCAAAATGAGGGACCATGCTCTCTCCTCCCAGAGTAAGGCTGTATGGAGAGCCCATGCTCTTTTACCCCAATTAACCAGGAGAGGGAGCCTGGGCAGGACCCCAGGCCTGTCCTAGTTCCTTACCCACATGGTGACCATGACCACAATGGCAAAGAGGCAAGGCCCCATTGTGTTCCAGGCGGCCCTGCGGTCCAGCTGCAAGGACATGGCGAAGACCAGAGCGCCCAGGAGAAACAGAACCTGGGCAAAACACAAGGACGATGGCAGGGTCACAGGAGCCCTAGGCCTGGTTCGTCTTTAATGGCACAAGGTCCAGCAGGAGCAGGTGGTTTGGGCCTGCTGGTCATCCCACTGTCCCTACTGCCCCCCAGCACCTCTGCCAGTCCCCTTGGAGCAACTGGcacaccctgccctgctctgctggctgggagggaggtgcccctcctccagctcctgtATTGCTGGGATCCATCAGTCCCAAGGGTCCATCTACAGGTGGATTTCTAATGCGTTCTGTTTTGGCcgcgctgcacagcttgtgggatcttagttccctgaccagggattgaacccacgccgccctcagcagtgaaagcacggagtcttaaccactggactgagaGGTAATTCCCCACAGGCGAATTTCTGGGGCACAAACTTGGGCAGGCAGGGCACCAGGGCACGCATCTCCATCAGCCAAGCCCAGCTACAGCAGAAAAGTCCCTGAAGTGTCCTCAGCACCAGGGACTCCAGGAGCACAGCTGGGTGCTTCTCAGGGAGGTCTGGTCCAGGGTTGGGTCTCCAGACCTCCTCTCTGAATGGGGCCCTGGGAGAGAAACAGGCCTCGCCCAACCCTGCCCACCACCTTCCTTTCCTGGCATCCTCCGAGCAGCTGACACAGTCCCTTCAAAACTGGAGGCAGCCTCTTCCAGCAGGCGACTGGTCAGTACAAGAGGTTTTGAAGGGCAGCGGCCAAACCCCCTTTCTGGTGTCTCCCTCGACACGCTGTGCACGAGGGCTTCCACCCACCCAGAGCCCAGACCCCGGGTATCAGAAAATCGCTCACGTATTTCAGGGCAGCCTTCAGCCGGGCCATGCAGAGGACGGTGACCCAGATGGACACTCCAGAGCCCAGGAAGTCGCAGTACTGCAGTGTGTCATAGTTGAGGATGCACAGCACCGCTTCACCCGGCTGGTCGCAAGCATGGTAGAACTGTGGGGCCGGGCGGTGAGCAGCAGCCCAGGTCCCCCTACCACCCCCAGGGGAGCAAGCAGGCCTACCGTGGAGAAGAACATGGTGTAGGCGTAGACGGAGGCCTCCACCAGGAGGGAGCGGTGCACGGAGATGGCGATGGGGGCCAGGAACACGAGGTTGCTCAGGGTAAGCAAGAGGGCAGCCGCCTTCTGCTGGGCCGCCGTCTGGGCTGTGCTGTTGTCTGTGCAGCTCCACCCACGCCAGCCTGTGGGCCAAGGCAACGCAGGGGGTCTGAAGCCGGGCAAGTCGGGCAGGCTTGGCAGGGGGCACTTTGGAACCTCAGGGCCCGCCCCTCACCCAGGGCCCTGCAGAGAAGCCCCTTCCTCACCCCTGAGCAGGCCGGGACAGATGTGGGTAGGTGTGGGGCACATGTGGGTAGGTGGATGCCAGTGTGGGTAGGTGGGGGCAGGTGTGGGCAGGGGAGGCCAAGATCAGAAGGCAGTACCATCTCTGGAGGTGCCTCTCTGTGCCCGCACGGGGGCACGGtaggggtgggaagggggcatCTGTCCTTGCTCTtcgggggcagagctgggatgggcTCCCAGAGGAAGGCACAGGGCTGGGAGGCCAAGGGCACGAGTGGGGGGAGACATCAGGACTGTCCCTCACCTGCCTTGCAGCTGCAGCCCGCATACAGGTAGCCATGTCTGCGCAGCAGGAGGCACTGGCCGTAGGGTCCACAGTCATTCAAGCAGGGCACCAAGTTCAAGGTGGTCTCCACGAGGACCGAGGCCTGCTCACACTCCCTGCGAGGAAGGGGCCATAGGAAGGCTGGCTGCTGAGGTCTGCCGGTCAGTCACCCACCAGTGCTCCCAGCAGGGTCTTGGACACATGAACCCAGAGTTGAGACCCCTGAGCTCCGAGCCCTGGAGGACAGCAGCCACAAGCTCTGCGAGGCCAAGATGCCCCTCTTCTTCCCGCTGCCCGAGTACCAGCCTGTCTGGGGCTGTGTCCTGGACCAGTCCCCCTGCTTGTGTCCGGACTCTCAGAGCTGCCACAGGAAGAGTGGCCAGGTGGAGGTGGGGAACCCTTTAGAACTCCCAGAAGTCAACTGAccctgcacggcttgcaggaagTTGGGTCAGTCCCAAACTGGGATGCGGGCAGCCCTGTCCATGGTCCCGAGCGCAACCATGTGGCCGGCTGCCCTCAAGTTTACTTACTCAGGTCTCTCAGGGCACATGAGCTGCAGGGAGAGGTACCAGTTGTCTGTCTCTGGGTAGGGGATGATGAGGTTGGCCGTGGGAGAAGAGGCACTCAGAGACAGGGGGTGGCCCTGGAAGAAGGctgcaggggaggaggaaggcCTGGTCATAGGGAGCCAGAG
The sequence above is a segment of the Orcinus orca chromosome 16, mOrcOrc1.1, whole genome shotgun sequence genome. Coding sequences within it:
- the PGAP6 gene encoding post-GPI attachment to proteins factor 6 isoform X6, which codes for MLHSNASINISHPAPGDWFVAAHLPPSSHKIEVKDFVPTCAYIFQPDMLVVRVVEVSILEPDVPLPQTLLSHPSYLKVFVPEYTQELRLELQGCAFNGSLGCPVRLTVGSATLPGNFQKVLTCSGPTQACHLLLPSPPWDRWLQVTAKSLAGPRVSVAFSAVAALTACRPWSVNFQHLLQSSPNQSSNASTGLLPPTPSYQDLDRRGRVGGGSFCLRSFPVLREDVDVVSVRFQPLDRVSVLVQSDMPSVMRLNLNTGMDSGGSLTISMRVNKTAIANTSVVACVTAASPLLSFNASLSCTTGIGGIRPRDQQALWLPMTRPSSSPAAFFQGHPLSLSASSPTANLIIPYPETDNWYLSLQLMCPERPEECEQASVLVETTLNLVPCLNDCGPYGQCLLLRRHGYLYAGCSCKAGWRGWSCTDNSTAQTAAQQKAAALLLTLSNLVFLAPIAISVHRSLLVEASVYAYTMFFSTFYHACDQPGEAVLCILNYDTLQYCDFLGSGVSIWVTVLCMARLKAALKYVLFLLGALVFAMSLQLDRRAAWNTMGPCLFAIVVMVTMWVYRCGRRRHCYPPSWQRWVFYLLPGISMAAVAITIYTSMMTSDNYYYTHSIWHMLLAGSAAFLLPPREQHTKPWACSQKLTCHYEICKNHRDELYTVT